In the genome of Arthrobacter sp. D5-1, one region contains:
- a CDS encoding phytase, protein MLRHSRLFLVTLLALVTIGALALITLGLNTAVAAPTTVTLNPVADTYVYAKSPNSNYGRATSLTVTQSTYRALVRFDVSLPAGSTITNVSLRLYSNTSVSGSLIVHPASNDWGETTVTSANQPPWQTAELGRTGVLRSKQYASATLLTGAVSSSGSVSFGLNTTSGVKASLASREATQRPQLVITYDPPAAPTPTPTETATPTPTPTPTETATPTPTPTPTPPPSDANAPKNVRLDPGYTTDLQHSARFLWDAVPNSTKYRHYLNDAPIANEDDTSTSETVENLQPGTAYTFTVGAFVGGVEYKSAPFSFTTAGTTPTPTPTPPPSDANAPKNVRLDPGYTTDLQHSARFLWDAVPNSTKYRHYLNDAPIANEDDTSTSETVENLQPGTAYTFTVGAFVGGVEYKSAPFSFTTAGTTPTPTPTEPVVLPALETESFSGSGDIADDSAIWVDQTNPANSVVIADKKSSSGGGIGVFGMDGKLIQFRGDGMIGNVDIRTGFPLAGQSTVLVGANNRTNNTIALYTLNTATRNLTSVVARSIATFSPNYGFCLYRSSATGKFYAFITPYVSGNIQQFELFDNGAGMVDATLVRTLPISSITESCVADDGLGHLYVAQEDVALWKYGAEPGSGGGRVAVDTAGGGRLVADIEGLTIEYGPNGTGRLFVSSQGDSKIAVYDRAGTNAFLTKFSVGANGTIDAVTRTDGLDVTPLNAGPGFENGLLVVHDETNTGSTSSNLKYVPLDAVPG, encoded by the coding sequence ATGCTCCGTCACTCCCGACTTTTTCTTGTGACGCTGCTCGCATTGGTGACTATTGGTGCATTGGCTTTGATCACTCTCGGACTTAATACGGCAGTCGCCGCCCCCACGACTGTCACACTCAACCCGGTAGCTGACACCTATGTTTACGCCAAGTCGCCTAACAGCAACTATGGCCGCGCAACATCTTTAACGGTTACACAGAGCACCTACCGGGCGTTGGTGCGGTTCGACGTTTCGCTCCCGGCGGGCAGCACCATCACCAACGTGAGCCTCCGGCTCTATTCGAATACCTCGGTGAGCGGGAGCCTGATCGTGCACCCGGCCAGTAACGACTGGGGTGAGACGACCGTGACATCAGCAAACCAGCCCCCCTGGCAGACAGCTGAACTGGGCAGGACGGGCGTGCTGCGCTCTAAGCAATACGCAAGTGCGACCTTGCTGACGGGCGCCGTCAGCAGTTCTGGCAGCGTTAGTTTCGGGCTCAACACAACTTCAGGGGTTAAGGCAAGCTTGGCCTCTCGGGAGGCGACGCAGCGGCCCCAGCTTGTCATAACCTACGATCCGCCAGCCGCCCCCACGCCGACCCCTACGGAGACAGCGACGCCTACGCCAACTCCCACGCCCACGGAGACAGCAACGCCCACGCCAACCCCGACACCGACGCCGCCGCCATCAGACGCCAACGCGCCCAAGAATGTTCGTCTTGATCCTGGTTACACCACGGATCTTCAGCACAGTGCCCGGTTCCTCTGGGATGCGGTGCCGAACTCCACAAAGTACCGCCATTACCTCAACGATGCGCCCATCGCCAATGAAGATGACACCAGTACCAGCGAAACGGTCGAGAACCTCCAGCCAGGAACGGCATACACGTTTACCGTCGGCGCCTTCGTCGGCGGCGTAGAGTACAAGTCCGCCCCCTTCAGCTTCACCACAGCCGGAACAACACCAACCCCGACACCGACGCCGCCGCCATCAGACGCCAACGCGCCCAAGAATGTTCGTCTTGATCCTGGTTACACCACGGATCTTCAGCACAGTGCCCGGTTCCTCTGGGATGCGGTGCCGAACTCCACAAAGTACCGCCATTACCTCAACGATGCGCCCATCGCCAATGAAGATGACACCAGTACCAGCGAAACGGTCGAGAACCTCCAGCCAGGAACGGCATACACGTTTACCGTCGGCGCCTTCGTCGGCGGCGTAGAGTACAAGTCCGCCCCCTTCAGCTTCACCACAGCCGGAACAACACCAACCCCGACACCGACAGAGCCTGTTGTGCTGCCGGCCCTCGAAACTGAGAGTTTCTCAGGCTCGGGGGACATTGCAGATGACTCCGCCATTTGGGTTGACCAGACAAATCCCGCCAATAGCGTAGTGATTGCTGACAAGAAGTCGTCCTCAGGCGGCGGCATTGGCGTGTTCGGAATGGATGGAAAACTCATCCAGTTCCGTGGCGACGGAATGATTGGCAACGTCGATATCAGAACCGGATTCCCACTGGCTGGACAATCGACCGTGCTGGTCGGGGCAAATAACCGCACGAACAATACGATCGCGCTTTACACGCTAAATACCGCAACCAGAAACCTCACATCGGTCGTCGCCCGGAGCATTGCAACCTTTTCACCAAACTACGGTTTCTGCCTCTACCGCAGCAGTGCCACCGGCAAGTTTTATGCTTTCATCACACCCTATGTCTCAGGCAACATCCAACAGTTCGAACTTTTCGATAATGGAGCTGGCATGGTCGACGCCACCCTTGTCAGGACCTTGCCCATCAGCAGCATCACTGAAAGCTGCGTCGCCGATGATGGACTCGGCCATCTGTATGTGGCCCAGGAAGACGTGGCCCTCTGGAAGTACGGAGCCGAACCAGGCTCTGGCGGAGGCCGTGTGGCCGTCGATACTGCCGGCGGTGGCCGACTAGTAGCGGATATTGAAGGGCTGACTATCGAGTACGGCCCAAACGGCACGGGTCGACTCTTCGTCTCCAGCCAAGGCGATTCCAAAATCGCGGTCTATGACCGTGCTGGAACCAACGCCTTCCTTACGAAATTCAGCGTAGGGGCCAACGGAACCATAGACGCGGTGACCCGCACGGATGGTCTCGACGTCACCCCCCTGAATGCCGGTCCTGGGTTCGAGAACGGGCTCCTCGTAGTTCACGACGAGACTAATACGGGCAGCACATCATCGAACCTTAAATATGTACCGCTGGACGCGGTGCCCGGATAA
- a CDS encoding MarR family transcriptional regulator: MKARPGPFPDQWATYRLVSVAARLNERRLNRRLARLGLTTGSLDALETAAELEPTTAADLAAILCVSRQSLGKVVRRLQSLGLLIKEPARDGRSADIRLTGKGRNVLSAAEALVREGEQTEAEDEALFRHQLEQHIRHLRNTEPSGFVPHGPRQRRSATSSNSTNTQDPTQVLHVEKGADTWR; encoded by the coding sequence ATGAAGGCCCGACCCGGCCCGTTTCCTGACCAGTGGGCCACATACCGGCTCGTCAGCGTCGCTGCCCGGCTCAATGAGCGGCGGCTCAACCGTCGGCTTGCCCGGCTCGGGCTGACTACAGGATCACTGGACGCACTGGAGACCGCGGCCGAGCTGGAGCCCACCACCGCCGCCGATCTCGCCGCTATCCTCTGCGTGAGCAGGCAAAGCCTGGGCAAGGTCGTGCGGCGCCTGCAAAGCCTGGGGCTGCTGATCAAAGAGCCGGCCAGGGACGGCAGGAGCGCCGACATCCGCCTCACCGGAAAGGGGCGCAACGTCCTCTCAGCAGCTGAGGCCCTCGTCCGCGAAGGGGAACAAACCGAAGCCGAAGACGAAGCACTGTTCCGCCACCAGCTGGAGCAACACATCCGCCACCTCAGGAACACCGAGCCCAGCGGTTTTGTCCCGCACGGACCCAGACAGCGCCGGTCAGCAACATCCTCAAATTCGACCAACACGCAGGATCCAACCCAGGTACTTCACGTTGAAAAAGGAGCAGATACGTGGCGATGA
- a CDS encoding STAS/SEC14 domain-containing protein has product MMSPPPPVAPTAHIELRDGVVFLRWSTGAVILERHALEAMQNINRLCNGREHPLLLESPEVQWVDLRAMSVFAGPWPLTRVAILGTSPLDHIFMSYYQARHTLPCPTRMFGSMHEALTWLKTPEET; this is encoded by the coding sequence ATGATGTCTCCTCCACCGCCCGTCGCCCCGACAGCCCACATCGAACTCAGAGACGGCGTCGTGTTCCTGCGCTGGAGCACCGGAGCAGTGATTCTGGAGAGGCATGCCCTTGAGGCGATGCAAAACATCAACAGGCTCTGCAACGGGCGCGAGCATCCGCTCCTGCTTGAAAGCCCCGAAGTCCAGTGGGTGGACCTTAGGGCCATGAGCGTCTTTGCCGGCCCATGGCCGCTCACCCGTGTCGCCATCCTTGGAACCTCACCGCTGGATCATATCTTCATGAGCTACTACCAGGCCCGGCACACCCTGCCGTGCCCCACACGGATGTTTGGCTCGATGCATGAGGCCCTCACATGGCTCAAGACCCCCGAAGAAACTTGA
- a CDS encoding helicase associated domain-containing protein, with translation MGYRTSRHEWPSDKGAGNEEERWLGAWLRTQRTNHRHGRLRPDREAQLDAKLPDWHLSLPPKGVGP, from the coding sequence ATCGGGTACCGGACCTCCAGGCACGAGTGGCCATCGGATAAGGGCGCCGGCAACGAAGAGGAACGCTGGCTCGGGGCTTGGCTGCGCACCCAACGAACCAATCATCGCCACGGTCGGCTGCGCCCGGACCGGGAAGCGCAGCTCGACGCAAAGCTGCCTGATTGGCATCTGAGCCTGCCCCCCAAGGGCGTAGGTCCATAG
- a CDS encoding ribonuclease J: MNHAHIEHKTPPKLAHDALRVVALGGIGEIGRNMTVFEYGGKLLIIDCGVLFPEDHQPGVNLILPDFSAIRDRLHDVVGVVLTHGHEDHIGGVPYLLRERPDIPVVGSKLTIAFIEAKLKEHRITPKTLQVAEGQNLTMGPFDLEFLAVNHSIPDGLAIAVRTGAGLVLHTGDFKMDQFPLDRRITDLAGFARLGTEGVDLFLVDSTNADVPGFTTSEKDLAPAIDTVFRTAPRRIIVSSFASHVHRIQQVIDAAHRHKRKVAFVGRSMVRNMTIAQSLGYLTIPRNTLVDFRRLQKSDDPKVVLICTGSQGEPLAALSRMANKDHAISIAEGDTVLLASSLIPGNENAIYGVINALTQLGANVVHKGNAKVHVSGHASAGELAYCYNLVKPRNVMPVHGEWRHLKANAAVAESTGIDPARIVLAEDGVTVDLHKGRATISGRVTAGLVFVDGENVGGTTEDTLRERRQLAEEGSVTVLAILDADTGKLAEPAEFFTRGFACTDADLDKAAAAVGKAVGQAHASRRGRGPAQDPEAVIERATSEWMRRFYNRAPVVTAIVVDA, translated from the coding sequence ATGAACCATGCCCACATCGAACACAAGACGCCGCCCAAACTCGCCCATGATGCCCTGCGCGTCGTGGCCCTGGGAGGCATCGGGGAGATCGGCAGGAACATGACCGTCTTCGAATACGGAGGCAAGCTGCTCATTATCGACTGCGGGGTGCTGTTCCCCGAGGACCACCAGCCCGGGGTGAACCTCATCCTGCCTGATTTCTCGGCCATCCGGGACCGCCTCCACGATGTGGTTGGCGTGGTGCTCACACATGGCCACGAAGACCACATCGGAGGCGTACCGTACCTGTTGCGGGAACGGCCCGACATTCCCGTCGTCGGTTCCAAGCTCACCATCGCCTTCATCGAGGCCAAGCTCAAGGAACACCGGATCACCCCCAAGACCCTCCAGGTGGCCGAAGGGCAAAACCTCACCATGGGTCCGTTCGATCTGGAGTTCCTCGCCGTCAACCACTCGATCCCTGACGGGCTGGCCATCGCCGTCCGGACCGGCGCCGGGCTGGTCCTGCACACCGGGGACTTCAAGATGGACCAGTTCCCGCTGGACCGGCGGATCACCGACCTGGCCGGGTTCGCCCGGCTGGGGACCGAGGGTGTGGACCTTTTCCTGGTCGACTCGACCAACGCCGACGTCCCCGGGTTCACCACCTCGGAGAAGGACCTGGCCCCGGCCATCGACACCGTGTTCCGGACCGCTCCGCGGCGGATCATCGTCTCCAGCTTCGCCAGCCACGTCCACCGCATCCAGCAGGTCATCGACGCCGCGCACCGCCACAAACGCAAGGTCGCCTTCGTAGGCCGGTCCATGGTCCGGAACATGACCATCGCCCAAAGCCTGGGCTACCTCACCATCCCCCGCAACACCCTGGTGGATTTCCGCCGCCTGCAGAAAAGCGATGACCCCAAAGTGGTCCTGATCTGCACCGGCTCCCAGGGCGAACCCCTGGCCGCCCTGTCCCGGATGGCGAACAAGGACCACGCGATCAGCATCGCCGAGGGCGACACCGTCCTGCTGGCCAGCTCGCTGATCCCGGGGAACGAAAACGCCATCTACGGGGTGATCAACGCCCTCACCCAGCTCGGCGCGAACGTGGTCCACAAGGGCAACGCCAAGGTCCACGTCTCTGGCCACGCCAGCGCCGGTGAACTGGCCTACTGCTACAACCTCGTCAAGCCCCGCAACGTCATGCCCGTCCACGGCGAGTGGCGGCACCTGAAGGCCAACGCAGCCGTGGCCGAAAGCACCGGGATCGACCCGGCCCGCATCGTCCTGGCCGAAGACGGCGTCACCGTGGACCTGCACAAGGGACGGGCAACGATTTCCGGGAGGGTCACCGCCGGCCTGGTCTTCGTCGACGGCGAGAACGTCGGCGGCACCACCGAAGACACCCTGCGTGAACGCCGCCAGCTCGCCGAGGAAGGATCGGTAACCGTCCTGGCCATCCTCGACGCAGACACCGGGAAACTGGCCGAACCCGCGGAATTCTTCACCCGCGGGTTCGCCTGCACCGACGCGGACCTGGACAAGGCCGCGGCCGCCGTCGGCAAAGCGGTGGGGCAGGCACATGCATCCCGCCGCGGCCGCGGACCGGCCCAGGACCCGGAAGCCGTGATCGAGCGGGCCACCAGTGAGTGGATGCGCCGATTCTACAACCGGGCCCCGGTCGTGACCGCCATCGTCGTGGACGCCTAA
- a CDS encoding Ig-like domain-containing protein — MPRAKAPMALIAQALALTVALFVSLIAVVSSAQAAENYGYQSISYSGLANPPTADKPQSKLWWNDGSWWADMWTTGTGWQIYRLDRATKAWVSTGVTNDTRSTASADTLWDGNKLYIASHVVTVSSSSPKPSLSGQPAKLYRYSYAAGKYTLDTGFPANINNNSSESLTIDKDTTGAVWATWTQVSGSSTSGYTSSVYVNSSAPGGTSWGTPFVLPVADPNPAPDDISAVVAYGSKKIGVMWSDQSAGTVYWATRTDGTSPTAASSWKVQPAVQGKGQADDHLNLKALLADSAGRVYAAVKTSLDETSSDKTLPQLQLLVFKPGTGAFTKSPIATIADCVSRPQILLDTANNQVRAFYTAPSTSVSGCAYSGMPGSIYEKTASMDNPVFGSGRGTPVIQDGASAGMNNVTTTKQSVNATTGVVVMASNKSTSRYWYSDRPLGTAPPPPPPGDTAAPTVTATSPAAGATGVAVGTDVTGSFSEAMNASTITPATFTLTTGTTTVPAAVTYNGTDKVATLNPGTDLAAGTTYTATIKGGAGGVKDAAGNALASDKTWTFTTASAGTGTSQTVTLTATADSFVSGGSTTTGTNYGTRTVLGVDANTVEISYLKFDLSAYAGRTVESATLQLRSAGSGSTGKQNVKLVADDSWTEGGITYTNRPVLGAIIGTLGPTTTNTNYNVPLTTSALAGELGQQLSLGMDSSSTDGVDLNSKEAGSTVAPKLVLTISSGGGGGTAPPPPPPGDTAAPTVTATSPAAGATGVAVGTDVTGSFSEAMNASTITPATFTLTTGTTTVPAAVTYNGTDKVATLNPGTDLAAGTTYTATIKGGAGGVKDAAGNALASDKTWTFTTASAGTGTSQTVTLTATADSFVSGGSTTTGTNYGTRTVLGVDANTVEISYLKFDLSAYAGRTVESATLQLRSAGSGSTGKQNVKLVADDSWTEGGITYTNRPVLGAIIGTLGPTTTNTNYNVPLTTSALAGELGQQLSLGMDSSSTDGVDLNSKEAGSTVAPKLVLTIK; from the coding sequence ATGCCAAGAGCTAAAGCGCCTATGGCTTTGATCGCCCAGGCTTTGGCCTTGACAGTTGCCCTTTTTGTCAGCCTGATCGCAGTAGTTAGCAGTGCCCAGGCCGCAGAGAATTACGGGTACCAGAGCATCAGCTACTCCGGTCTGGCTAACCCCCCTACCGCTGATAAGCCACAGAGCAAGCTGTGGTGGAATGACGGGTCGTGGTGGGCGGATATGTGGACCACCGGGACCGGTTGGCAGATCTACCGGCTGGATCGGGCTACCAAGGCTTGGGTGAGCACCGGGGTTACGAACGATACCCGCAGCACTGCCTCGGCGGATACGTTGTGGGACGGGAACAAGCTGTACATCGCTTCCCATGTGGTGACGGTGTCCTCAAGCAGCCCAAAACCTTCGCTTTCGGGCCAGCCGGCCAAGCTGTACAGGTACAGCTACGCCGCCGGCAAGTACACGCTCGACACGGGCTTCCCCGCAAACATCAACAACAACAGCAGCGAGTCTCTGACCATCGACAAGGACACCACCGGTGCTGTATGGGCGACCTGGACTCAGGTGTCCGGGAGTTCAACCAGTGGTTACACCAGCAGCGTGTACGTGAACTCCTCCGCCCCGGGCGGGACCAGCTGGGGGACCCCGTTCGTCCTGCCTGTTGCAGACCCGAACCCCGCCCCGGATGACATCTCGGCCGTTGTTGCCTATGGCAGCAAGAAGATCGGCGTGATGTGGAGCGACCAATCAGCGGGAACCGTGTATTGGGCCACCCGCACCGACGGGACTTCCCCCACTGCAGCATCCTCATGGAAGGTCCAGCCCGCCGTCCAGGGCAAAGGCCAGGCAGATGACCATTTGAACCTCAAAGCACTCCTGGCTGATTCGGCAGGACGCGTCTACGCCGCGGTCAAGACCAGCCTCGATGAAACCTCCTCGGATAAGACGCTGCCCCAGCTGCAGCTGCTGGTCTTCAAACCCGGAACAGGTGCATTCACGAAGTCCCCCATCGCAACCATTGCTGACTGCGTTTCCCGGCCGCAAATCCTGCTCGATACGGCCAACAACCAGGTGAGGGCGTTCTACACGGCGCCGTCGACCTCCGTATCAGGCTGCGCGTATTCGGGCATGCCCGGCAGTATCTACGAGAAGACCGCGTCCATGGACAACCCTGTCTTCGGCAGCGGCCGCGGAACGCCGGTGATCCAGGACGGCGCATCGGCCGGCATGAACAATGTCACCACCACCAAACAGAGCGTCAACGCCACCACGGGCGTTGTGGTCATGGCCTCCAACAAGAGCACTTCGCGCTACTGGTACTCGGACCGGCCGCTCGGAACGGCCCCACCGCCGCCACCGCCGGGTGATACGGCTGCTCCGACGGTGACGGCCACGTCACCGGCTGCCGGGGCTACCGGTGTGGCGGTGGGCACGGATGTGACGGGGTCGTTCTCGGAGGCGATGAATGCCTCGACGATCACCCCGGCCACCTTCACGTTGACGACGGGGACCACGACGGTGCCGGCCGCTGTGACCTACAACGGCACGGACAAGGTGGCGACGTTGAACCCGGGCACGGATCTGGCTGCTGGCACGACGTACACGGCCACGATCAAGGGCGGTGCCGGCGGGGTGAAGGATGCTGCCGGCAACGCGTTGGCCTCGGACAAGACCTGGACGTTCACCACCGCCTCCGCCGGCACCGGCACCTCCCAAACCGTAACGCTTACGGCCACCGCTGACAGCTTCGTCTCGGGCGGGTCGACGACGACGGGGACCAACTATGGCACGAGGACCGTCCTGGGTGTGGATGCCAACACGGTGGAGATCTCGTACTTGAAGTTCGACCTGTCAGCGTATGCGGGCAGGACGGTCGAAAGTGCGACGCTGCAGCTGCGCAGCGCCGGAAGCGGGTCAACGGGGAAGCAGAACGTCAAGCTGGTCGCAGATGACAGCTGGACCGAAGGCGGAATCACCTACACCAACCGGCCGGTGCTCGGGGCCATCATCGGCACGCTCGGCCCGACCACGACCAACACCAACTACAACGTCCCACTGACCACCAGCGCCCTGGCCGGGGAGCTCGGCCAACAGCTCTCACTGGGTATGGACTCCAGCAGCACCGACGGCGTGGACCTCAACTCCAAGGAAGCCGGCAGCACCGTCGCACCCAAACTCGTCCTCACCATCAGCAGTGGCGGTGGGGGTGGTACGGCCCCACCGCCGCCACCGCCGGGTGATACGGCTGCTCCGACGGTGACGGCCACGTCACCGGCTGCCGGGGCTACCGGTGTGGCGGTGGGCACGGATGTGACGGGGTCGTTCTCGGAGGCGATGAATGCCTCGACGATCACCCCGGCCACCTTCACGTTGACGACGGGGACCACGACGGTGCCGGCCGCTGTGACCTACAACGGCACGGACAAGGTGGCGACGTTGAACCCGGGCACGGATCTGGCTGCTGGCACGACGTACACGGCCACGATCAAGGGCGGTGCCGGCGGGGTGAAGGATGCTGCCGGCAACGCGTTGGCCTCGGACAAGACCTGGACGTTCACCACCGCCTCCGCCGGCACCGGCACCTCCCAAACCGTAACGCTTACGGCCACCGCTGACAGCTTCGTCTCGGGCGGGTCGACGACGACGGGGACCAACTATGGCACGAGGACCGTCCTGGGTGTGGATGCCAACACGGTGGAGATCTCGTACTTGAAGTTCGACCTGTCAGCGTATGCGGGCAGGACGGTCGAAAGTGCGACGCTGCAGCTGCGCAGCGCCGGAAGCGGGTCAACGGGGAAGCAGAACGTCAAGCTGGTCGCAGATGACAGCTGGACCGAAGGCGGAATCACCTACACCAACCGGCCGGTGCTCGGGGCCATCATCGGCACGCTCGGCCCGACCACGACCAACACCAACTACAACGTCCCACTGACCACCAGCGCCCTGGCCGGGGAGCTCGGCCAACAGCTCTCACTGGGTATGGACTCCAGCAGCACCGACGGCGTGGACCTCAACTCCAAGGAAGCCGGCAGCACCGTCGCACCCAAACTCGTCCTCACCATCAAATAG
- a CDS encoding transposase: MTTIVDLATGQGLGVVDGHDHKLYRTVCTWWKEIEVLIITGATTGKVEAINTAIKNIKRTARG; encoded by the coding sequence ATGACAACGATCGTTGATCTGGCCACCGGTCAGGGTCTGGGCGTGGTCGACGGCCACGACCATAAGCTCTACCGCACCGTCTGCACATGGTGGAAAGAGATCGAGGTGCTGATCATCACCGGCGCCACCACCGGCAAGGTCGAGGCGATCAACACCGCGATCAAGAACATCAAGCGAACGGCACGCGGATAG
- a CDS encoding IS3 family transposase (programmed frameshift), translated as MVRRHTPEQVITKVRQGQKMLNDGRPMVDVIKELQVTEATWYRWLNQYGSEKNAEASKRTKELEKENARLKRLLAEKELAIDILNEVAKGKFLSPEPRRRAVGMAVKKFGASERFACALLGQNRSAFRKKKPELGFEEAQLRAALRAVAGQHPAWGWRKVRWHLLAQPEWDGVALNRKRVRRLWRDEGLVCKPGARKKRRTGPGAGEQKRLTAKYPMHVVSFDFQSDVTSCGRHIRFFNVVDEYTRTALAIIPRRSFKAIDVVAVLEDIIAEIGTAPTYVRCDNGPKFTAAALIEWCNTAGVDTAFIDPGSPWQNGFIESFNAQFRREQLAGEIMDTMAEAKYLAEEWKAIYRHEWPHGSLNGMTPKRYWENWTQENQLAIA; from the exons ATGGTACGCAGACACACCCCCGAGCAGGTCATCACCAAGGTCCGGCAGGGCCAGAAAATGCTCAATGACGGCCGCCCGATGGTCGATGTCATCAAAGAGCTCCAGGTCACCGAGGCGACCTGGTATCGCTGGCTGAACCAGTACGGGTCCGAGAAGAACGCCGAGGCATCCAAGCGGACCAAGGAACTGGAGAAGGAGAACGCCCGGCTCAAGCGGCTGCTGGCGGAGAAGGAACTGGCCATCGACATCCTCAATGAGGTGGCCAAGGGAAAAT TTCTGAGCCCCGAACCCCGTCGCCGTGCTGTGGGCATGGCGGTGAAGAAGTTCGGGGCGTCCGAACGCTTCGCGTGCGCGCTTCTGGGGCAGAACCGGTCGGCGTTCCGCAAGAAGAAGCCCGAGCTGGGCTTCGAGGAAGCCCAGCTCCGCGCAGCCCTGCGCGCCGTCGCCGGGCAGCACCCGGCGTGGGGCTGGCGGAAGGTGCGCTGGCATCTGCTGGCCCAGCCCGAGTGGGACGGCGTGGCACTGAACAGGAAGCGGGTGCGACGGCTCTGGCGCGACGAAGGCCTGGTCTGTAAGCCCGGGGCGCGGAAGAAGCGCCGGACAGGGCCCGGCGCCGGGGAACAGAAGCGCCTCACTGCCAAGTACCCGATGCACGTGGTCAGCTTCGATTTCCAGTCCGATGTGACCTCCTGCGGCCGGCACATCCGCTTCTTCAACGTCGTCGACGAATACACCCGCACCGCGCTGGCGATCATCCCGCGCCGGTCCTTCAAAGCCATCGACGTGGTCGCGGTGCTGGAGGACATCATCGCCGAAATCGGCACCGCCCCGACCTACGTCCGCTGCGACAACGGACCGAAATTCACCGCTGCCGCCCTCATCGAGTGGTGCAACACCGCCGGGGTCGACACCGCCTTCATCGACCCGGGCTCACCATGGCAGAACGGCTTCATAGAGTCCTTCAACGCCCAATTCAGAAGGGAACAACTCGCCGGAGAAATCATGGACACCATGGCCGAAGCGAAGTACTTGGCCGAGGAATGGAAAGCTATCTACCGTCATGAATGGCCCCACGGATCCCTGAACGGCATGACGCCGAAACGCTACTGGGAAAACTGGACGCAAGAAAACCAATTAGCTATCGCATAA
- a CDS encoding STAS/SEC14 domain-containing protein, giving the protein MGSIEITDKGTLELAHGFLRLRWSAGQTIGVDEAHCAAAAVDALGQGGSLPMLIHVEKVSFTREARKVFPTPGSVSRIALLGSSPVDYAIALFLLRVSPLPCPVAYFTSSRKAMTWLRRDMDLTAGG; this is encoded by the coding sequence ATGGGCAGTATTGAGATCACGGACAAAGGCACTCTTGAACTCGCACATGGATTTTTGCGCTTGCGCTGGAGCGCAGGTCAGACCATTGGAGTGGATGAGGCTCACTGTGCTGCCGCGGCAGTAGACGCGCTCGGCCAGGGAGGTAGCCTTCCGATGCTCATACACGTTGAAAAAGTGAGCTTCACACGGGAAGCCCGCAAAGTATTTCCGACGCCGGGAAGCGTTTCACGCATTGCGCTCCTGGGTTCGTCTCCGGTGGATTATGCCATTGCCCTCTTCCTACTGAGGGTAAGCCCGCTGCCTTGCCCGGTCGCGTACTTCACCTCCTCAAGGAAGGCCATGACCTGGCTTCGCCGGGACATGGATCTGACCGCGGGCGGGTAA
- a CDS encoding response regulator transcription factor, with protein sequence MGRPSVVVLIEDDADIRNLLTGMLVQAGYLVHAAATGSGGIDLVSDAGPDLVILDLGLPDLDGLEVLSRIRPITASPILILSGRTGSTAQLTALSLGADGYVTKPFRPKDLLARISAVMTRPRIGDTHS encoded by the coding sequence GTGGGCAGGCCTAGCGTTGTGGTGCTCATAGAAGATGATGCCGATATCCGTAATCTACTCACGGGCATGCTCGTACAGGCCGGGTACCTGGTCCATGCCGCGGCGACCGGGAGCGGCGGGATCGATCTCGTGTCCGACGCTGGCCCCGACCTTGTTATTCTCGACCTTGGGCTGCCCGATCTTGACGGACTCGAGGTCTTGAGCCGCATCCGGCCAATAACCGCCAGTCCCATCCTTATCCTCAGCGGGCGCACGGGAAGCACGGCGCAACTCACTGCTTTGTCGCTGGGGGCTGACGGCTATGTGACTAAGCCTTTCCGTCCCAAAGATCTGCTGGCGAGGATAAGCGCCGTGATGACCCGGCCCAGGATCGGCGACACCCACAGTTAG